A window of Nitratireductor kimnyeongensis genomic DNA:
AATGGGCACCGCAGAGGATGTGGAATGACGGATACGAAAACCGGTGACGACAAGACGCTGAGCGTCGAAAAGAAGAAGACGCTGACGCTGAAGCGGCCCTCCGTTGAGCAGGGCACGGTGCGCCAGAACTTCTCGCATGGACGCTCCAAGTCTGTCGTCGTCGAAACGAAAAAGCGCAAGTTTTCCAGGCCGGATGAGCGACCCGAGGCCGCGCCTGCGCCTGCCCCTGCGCCGGCACCTGCGCCTGTTGCGGCAAAGCCGAAGCCTGCGGCCCCAAAGCCGGCACCACAGCGTCATCGCGAGCGTCCACGCCCGTCGCCGGGTGGTAATCGCTCCGGCGTGGTGCTCAATGAGCTCTCAAAGGACGAGATAGAGGCTCGGCGACGCGCGTTGCAGGATTCCAAGGTGCGCGAGGCGGAAGAGCGCAAGCGCGCTGAAGAAGAAGCAAAGCGTCGCGCTGAGGAAGAGGTGCGCCGGGAGCGCGAGCGTGAGGAATCCGCACGCCGCCAGGCCGAGGAAGAGGCGCGTTTGAAAGCGGAGGCGGAAGCGCGCAGCCAGGCAGAAGAAGAGGCGCGTCGCCGCGCGCCGGCTCCGGTTGAAACCAAGCCCGTGCTTGAGGACGATACCGACGATGAAGGCCGCTCGAAGAGCAAGGGCACACCGGTCAAGCGCGCAGCGCCCAAGCCGGAGACGCCTCGCCCGGCAGCCAAGCCGCGGGGAGACGATCAGCGTCGCCGCGGCAAGTTGACCCTTAATCGTGCTCTTTCGGACGATGGAGAGACACGCGGGCGTTCGCTTTCTTCGATGCGTCGTCGCCAGGAGAAATTCAAACGCGCGCAGCATCAGGAGCCGCGCGAGAAGATCTCTCGTGAAGTGGTGCTTCCTGAAACGATTACCATTCAGGAACTCGCTCAGCGTATGACCGAGCGTGCCGTGGAGGTGATCAAGTTCTTCATGAAGCAGGGCCAGATGCTGAAGCCCGGCGACGTGATCGACGCGGACACTGCCGAGTTGGTGGCTGAGGAATTCGGTCACACCGTAAAGCGCGTAGCCGAATCCGATGTGGAAGACGGCCTCTTCAATGTTGAGGACAAGGCAGAGGATCTGAAGGCGCGTCCGCCCGTCGTGACGATCATGGGCCATGTCGACCACGGCAAGACGTCGCTGCTTGATGCCATTCGCCATGCAAACGTCGTTTCAGGCGAGGCCGGTGGCATCACGCAGCATATCGGTGCCTATCAGGTCGAGCAGAACGGACAGACGATCACCTTCATCGACACGCCCGGCCACGCCGCCTTCACGGCAATGCGTGCACGCGGTGCCGAGGCAACCGATATCGCCATTCTGGTGGTGGCTGCCGATGACAGCGTCATGCCGCAGACGATCGAATCCATCAACCACGCCAAGGCGGCGGGTGTTCCGATCATTGTCGCGATCAACAAGGTCGACAAACCGGAAGCCGACGCCAACAAGGTGCGGACCGAACTCCTTCAGCACGAAGTGTTCGTGGAATCCATGGGTGGTGAGGTGCTCGACGTCGAGGTCTCTGCCGTCAAGGGAACCAATCTCGACAAGCTGCTCGAAGCTGTGCTTCTGCAGTCGGAGGTTCTCGAGCTCAAGGCCAACCCGGACCGTGCCGCTGAAGGCGTTGTCATCGAGGCGAAGCTCGACCGTGGTCGCGGTTCTGTCGCGACAGTTCTGGTTCAGGCCGGAACGCTTCGCACCGGCGATATCATCGTGGCAGGCAATGAGTGGGGCCGTGTGCGCGCACTTGTCAATGACCGCGGCGATCAGTTGAAGGAGGCTCCGCCTTCCATGCCGGTCGAGATCCTCGGACTGCAGGGCACGCCGCTGGCTGGCGACCGCATCGCGGTTGTCGAGAGCGAGGCCCGTGCCCGCGAGATCTCGGAATATCGTCAACGTCTGGCTCGCGAGAAGTCTGTTGCCCGCCAGGCGGGCCAGCGCGGCTCTCTGGAACAGATGATGTCGCAGCTTCAGGATTCTGGCTTGAAGGAGTTCCCGCTCATCGTGAAGGGCGACGTGCAGGGCTCGATCGAAGCCATTGCCGGTGCTCTCGACAAGCTGGGCACCGACGAGGTGCGCGCACGCATCGTCCATTCGGGCGCCGGCGCGATCACGGAGAGCGACGTGTCGCTTGCCGAGACCTCCGAGGCCGCGATCATCGGGTTCAACGTCCGTGCCAACAAGCAGGCCCGCGACGCGGCTGAAGCAGCCGGCATCGAAATCCGCTACTACAACATCATCTACGATCTGGTGGATGACATTAAAGCGGCCATGTCAGGGCTTCTTTCGCCGGAGCGTCGCGAGACCTTCCTCGGCAATGCCGAGATCCTCGAGGTCTTCAACGTGTCCAAGGTCGGCAAGGTTGCCGGTTGCCGGGTCACCGAGGGCAAGGTCGAGCGTGGCGCCGGCGTGCGGCTCATTCGCGACAGCGTTGTGATCCACGAAGGCAAGCTGAAAACGCTCAAGCGCTTCAAGGACGAAGTTTCCGAAGTGCCTGGCGGTCAGGAATGCGGCATGGCGTTCGAGAACTACGAAGACATTCGCCCCGGCGATGTCATCGAGGCCTACCGCGTCGAAATGGTCACGCGCACGCTCTAATGCGCATACGTATGGAAACGGCGGCATGGGGCATCTGATGCCCCATGCCGCTTTCCGGCGTCAGACGCTTCAGCTTTCATAATTTGCCGATATCCGTGATGCGGATACAATAGGGTTTTCCCCGCAAGAAGGTACTCCATGCCGTCTTCCGCCCCCTCTCAACGCCAGCTTCGCGTCGGCGAGCAGGTGCGTCATGCAATCGCGCAGGCTCTCCAGCGCGGCGATGTGAGTGACGATGCACTCGCCAACACCGTGGTTTCCGTGTCCGAAGTGCGCATGTCCCCGGATCTGAAGATCGCAACAGCCTACGTCTCGCCGCTCGGCGCTGCCGACAAGGAAGCGGTTGCGGCAGCGCTGAACCGTCATGCGCGTTTCATTCGTGGCCGCATCACACCTGCTCTACGTCAGATGAAGTACATGCCGGAACTGCGCTTCCGGGTGGACGACAGTTTCGAGAATTTCAACAAGATCGATCGTCTCCTGAAATCGCCGGAAGTGGCTCGGGATCTGAAGGATGACGGACACAACGAGGGTGACGATTGATGGCGCGGCGCGGCAAGCGGAAGGGACGCCGTATCAACGGCTGGCTGATCCTCGACAAGCCGGCCGGAATGGGGTCAACCAGCGCTGTTTCGAAGATCAAATGGCTGTTCAATGCGGAGAAGGCAGGTCACGCGGGGACACTCGATCCCCTCGCATCCGGCATGTTGCCGATCGCACTGGGAGACGCGACGAAGACGGTTCCATTCGTGATGGACGGAGCGAAGGTCTATCGGTTCAAGGTGGCATGGGGTGAGGAACGGGCCACGGATGACCTGGAAGGTCCGGTGACACATAGCTCCGATGAACGCCCCACTGAAGAAGCCATTCGCGCACTCCTGCCGAACTATACCGGCATCATCATGCAGACCCCGCCGCAATTCTCTGCAATCAAGATTGACGGCGAACGCGCCTACGACCTTGCACGCGAAGGCGAGACAGTAGAGATCGCGGCACGCGAGATCGAGGTGGGGCGGCTTGATCTGGTTTCCTTCACGCCCGATGAAGCACTGTTCGAGATCGAGTGCGGCAAAGGCACCTATGTGCGCAGCATCGCTCGGGATTTGGGAAGAGACCTGGGTTGCTTTGGCCACATCGCCGAACTGCGGCGCACGGAAGTGTATCCATTTCTTCCCGAACAGCTTGTGGAGCTCCCGGCGCTGGAAGACGCTGCCAAAGAAGGGGACCGTGAGGCCGGCAATCTCGATGCGCTGGATACGTATCTCCTGGACATTGCCACCGCGCTCGAAGGTTTGCCCGAAGTGACGGTCACCGACGATGCGGCAGCCCGTCTTCGTCTGGGCAATCCGGTGATCGTGCGCGGCCGTGATGCTCCTGTGGAAGCGCCGGAAGCATGGGCCAGCGCGCGGGGGCGGCTGGTGGCGCTTGGGGCGGTTGAGGCGGGTATGTTCAAACCCAAACGGGTTTTTGCCGTTTAAATCACTGAGCCAAGCGATTTCCTTCGATCGGCTAGGCAACCCTTGGCCGTTTTATGCATTATGTACCGAGATGATCAACGGGACGGGTACTGGATGCAAGCGAAAGATGATGCGCTTCCGGAAACATGGTCAGAGCGCATAAGGGCTTTCGCGTCGGGCCCGAAGTCTATTGGCTTTTTTCTGTTTCTGTTGATCGCGGTGACCGTCATCCCCGCGATAGGTGTTTCGGTTGTCCTGCTTCAGCGAAACAATGAGGCTCAGCGCGAAGTCGTAACGACGCTTGCCGAAGCCATGGCAGGCTCCATCGCCGAGGCCGTGGATCGTGAACTGAGCGGCATGGCAACAACATTGCGTGTGCTTTCGACAACCCCTTCGCTCTCCAGCGGTGACATGAAGGATTTTTACGACCGTGCGAGGCTCGCCCTCGCCGGCAGCGGATCCTATCTGCGGGTGCTGGACGACAACTTCCGGCCGCTGATGAATACAGGGGTGCCTTATGGCGAACCGTTGGGGCCCATCAAAGAGCCGGAGACGGTGAAGGCGGCACTGGAAGGCGGGGTCACCAGAACTTCCGGTGTGTTCCTTGGCAGTTTGGACGGAAAATGGAGCTTCAAGGTCGTGAAGCCCTACTTTCCGGAGAACGGTTCCCCCCTCCTCCTGGTGATGACGCGCAACGCGGATTCGCTGATCGATGTTCTGTCTCAGCAGATGCTCCGCGGAGGATGGAACGCCTCGGTGGTGGACAAGAAAAACATCGTCGTGGCCTCTTCCTTGATGTCGTCGGATGTCGGCGAACCCTTCTTTCTGGATCTGGAGGGAACCGGTATCTACCACGAGGCTGAGCCGACAGAGGATCGCGAAGGCGGCACCTACACCACGATCGTGGATGAATCCGGGGTCAGCGGGTGGAAGGCGGTGGTATGGGCGTCGACCGCGACGATTGAAGAACCAATGCGCCATTCTTTGCGCATGCTGCTAGCTGGAGGCCTGCTCGTGATCGCCATCGGCGCCTTCGCAGCCTGGTTGCTCGGCCGGCAGATCGCCGGTCCCGTGAGGCGTCTCGCACGCGATGCCCGCCGGTTGGGCGCCGGAGAGCCAGTCCATGCTATCGAATATCCGATTGCAGAAGTGGCTACCGTCTCCACGGCTTTGGCGGAAGCGGCCCTGGATCGGGAGCAGGCAGAGAATGAAATTCGCCTCCTGATGCGCGAAGTGGCGCATCGCTCCAAGAACCAGCTTACGGTCGTGTCCTCCATGGCCAAGCAAACCGCTCGCAGCTCAAGAACCTTTGCGGGATTTCAGGACGCGTTTCAAAAACGCCTTTACGGACTTGCGCGCTCGACCGACTTGCTGATTGCAGGTGGCGCCGCAGGCGTGGAACTGCGTGAACTGCTGGCGGCACAGGTCGATCCCTTTCGGCCAGACAGCGCCGAGCGCTTCAAAATGAGCGGGCCCAAGTTTCGGCTCGCCAATCAACCTGCGCAGACAATCGGCCTCGCTGTGCATGAACTCGCGACCAACGCCTCCAAGTACGGTGCCTTTTCCAGCGATACCGGAAGTCTCGACATCTCGTGGAAAACCAAGGACGAAATGTTCACTCTCACCTGGCGGGAGTTTGTCGCGAAGGGCCGTCGCCGCAATGCTCGTCGCCGCGGTTTCGGCACCGAGATTATCGAACGAATGGTCGGCGGTACGCTAGATGCCGAGATATCCCGTGTATACCACCGCGATGGGCTGGAATGCGTGTTCAAGATTCCAGTCGACAGGCTGGTACCCGATTTTCAGAAGAAGGCGATACGGGAGGATGCCGCCGGCTGAGAACGCGAGGCGGGCAATGTTTGGGCTGGTAATTCCAGGCGATTTCGCTTATATGCCGGCCATCATTGCGCTTTGAATGCGCATTGTTGCATGGCCCCGGCTGGACGACATCCCGGCTGAGGGCGTCCCTTTTCCCTAAATTCGAGAAAGGAAGCCGATGTCGGTTACTGCAGAGCGCAAACAGGATTTGCTGAAAGAATTTGCCACCGCCCAGGGCGATACCGGTTCTCCGGAAGTCCAGGTCGCTATTCTGACCGAGCGGATCAAGAACCTCACCGAGCACTTCAAGGATCACAAGAAGGACAACCACTCCCGTCGTGGTCTCCTGAAGCTCGTCTCCCAGCGTCGCCGTCTTCTGGACTATCTGAAAAAGAAGGACGAAGGCCGCTACAAGACGCTGATCGAGAAGCTCGGACTGCGGCGCTAAGCTGATTTGGCCGGCGGATACCAAGGGGTGTCCGCCGGTCTTATTTGGGCATGCAGTTTGTTCTGTGTGCCCGACGGCTCCGGCCAGGTGTGAATGTGACAGCGGCTTTGCCGCCATCCCGCACCCGTAAGCCGAATAGCCGGGGCCCCAATGGACAGGTCATGGGGCAGGATTGCAGGATGCTTGCGGTCGAACTGGCCGGAACCGAGCCTCCCGTTGTCTTGCCCGTGGCTCGTCTGACAAATGAAGCGAGCCCGAAGGGAGAACGCCGCCAGAGAATGGCGCGCCCTTCGGCACAAAAGGACAAGATATGTTTAAAGACCACAAAGTTGAGATCGAATGGGGTGGGCGTCCGCTGACCCTTGAAACCGGCAAGATCGCTCGTCAGGCCGATGGTGCCGTTCTGGCCACATACGGAGAGACGGTGGTTCTGGCCACGGTCGTTTCCCAGAAAGAGCCGAAGGCCGGTTTCGATTTCTTCCCGCTGACCGTCAACTACCAGGAAAAGACCTTTGCTGCCGGCAAGATTCCTGGTGGCTACTTCAAGCGTGAGGGTCGTCCGAGCGAGAAGGAGACGCTCGTCTCCCGCCTCATCGACCGCCCGATCCGCCCGCTTTTCGTCGACGGATACAAGAACGACACCCAGGTGGTTGCCACCGTCCTCCAGCACGATCTGGAAAATGATCCGGACATCGTCGCCATGGTGGCCGTATCGGCTGCGCTGACGATTTCGGGCGTGCCCTTCATGGGGCCGATCGGTGCTGCACGCGTCGGCTACATCAACGGCGAATACATTCTGAACCCGCATGTCGACGAAATGGAAGAGACCAAGCTCGACCTCGTCGTTGCCGGTACGGGGGATGCCGTTCTCATGGTGGAATCGGAAGCCCAGGAGCTTCCCGAGGATGTCATGCTCGGTGCTGTCATGTTTGGCCACAAGGCTTTCCAGCCGGTCATCGATGCCGTCATCAAGCTTGCGGAGGTCGCCGCCAAGGAACCGCGCGATTTCACCCCGCCGGATCTTTCCGATCTCGAAGGCGAGATGCTCAAAATCGTCGAAAACGATCTGCGCGAAGCCTACAAGATCACCGACAAACAGCAGCGCTATGATGCTGTTGATGCGGCAAAGGGCAAGGTCAAGGAAACGCTTCTGCCGGAAGGCGAAGAAGAGACCAAATGGTCGGCCGAGCAGGTGAACACCGTCTTCAAGAGCCTGCAGGCGAAGATCGTTCGCTGGAACATCCTCGACACCGGGGGCCGGATTGACGGTCGTGACCTGAAGACCGTCCGCCCGATTGTTGCGGAGGCCGGCCTTCTCCCGCGCACGCACGGTTCGGCGCTCTTCACCCGTGGTGAGACGCAGGCCCTTGTGGTTGCCACGCTCGGCACCGGCGAGGACGAGCAGTATATCGACTCGCTTACCGGCACCTACAAGGAGACCTTCCTCCTTCACTACAACTTCCCGCCCTATTCCGTGGGCGAGACCGGCCGCATGGGTTCGCCCGGCCGCCGCGAGATCGGTCATGGCAAGCTCGCATGGCGCGCCATTCATCCGATGTTGCCGGCCGCCGATCAGTTCCCCTACACGCTGCGGGTTGTCTCCGAGGTCACCGAATCCAACGGTTCGTCTTCCATGGCGACCGTCTGCGGCACCTCGCTCGCTCTCATGGATGCCGGTGTTCCGCTGGCCAAGCCGGTTGCCGGCATTGCTATGGGCCTGATCAAGGAAGACGAGCGCTTTGCCGTTCTGTCTGACATTCTGGGTGACGAGGATCATCTCGGCGACATGGACTTCAAGGTCGCCGGCACGGATGAGGGCATCACCTCCCTTCAGATGGACATCAAGATCGACGGCATCACCGAGGAGATCATGCAGATCGCCCTCGACCAGGCCAAGGACGGCCGTCTGCACATTCTCGGCGAGATGGCCAAGGCGCTTTCGGAGAGCCGTGGTGAGCTGGGCGAGTTCGCTCCCCGCATCGAGGTCATGCAGATCCCGACCGACAAGATCCGCGACGTGATCGGCTCTGGCGGCAAGGTGATCCGCGAGATCGTTGAGAAGACTGGCGCCAAGATCAACATCGAGGACGATGGCACGGTCAAGATCGCTTCTTCCAACGCCAAGGAGATCGAGGCGGCGAAGAAGTGGATCCACTCGCTTACGGCTGAGCCGGAAGTGGGCGAAATCTACGAAGGCACGGTCGTGAAGACCGCCGACTTCGGCGCATTCGTGAATTTTTTCGGGCCCAAGGACGGCCTCGTTCACATCTCACAGCTCGCTCAGGAGCGCGTCGGCAAGACGACCGACGTCGTCAAGGAAGGCGACAAGGTGTTCGTCAAGCTGATGGGCTTCGATGAGCGCGGCAAGGTTCGTCTCTCCATGAAGGTCGTCGACCAGGAGACCGGCCAGGAGATCGTGCAGGATAAGAAGAAAGAAGAAGCCGAGGACGCCGACGGCTGATCCCGCTTTCCATTTGAACGACAAGCGGGCGCGCGCCTTCATGGCCGCGCCCGTTTTCACATCCGGTAACTGACATGAACGACACGCCGCTTCCCACACTTCTATTTCCGTTCGAGCGCGGGCTCATCGATCCGCCGGGCGAGGATGAGCGTGTGCTTTTTCTAGGCGCACCGGGAGCGTTTCATCTTCCTTCCGATTTCGCAGGAAACATGACGGCGGTTCAGGGCTATCGGCCGGACTTTCTCGCTCTTCAGAGAACGGGCATCTCGGTTTTCCCCGAACCGGAAGGGGAGGGCTATGATCTGGCGCTCGTGCTGCTCGGTCGCCACCGGCGCGAGAACGAACAGAGGCTGGCCGAAGCGCTGAAGCGAACCCGACCGGGCGCCCGCATTGTGGCCGCCTGCGCCAAGAAGGATGGCGGCGGCAGCGTGCGCAAGCGCATGGGTGAGCTCGTGGAACTCGAGGATCATGCCTCGAAACATCATGGCGTGGTATTCTGGCTCCGGCGCCCGGATGCGATCGACGCGGCGCTCGCTGCGCTGGAAATCGGCGAAACCGTGGCGGACGGTTACACCACCGCAGCCGGTGGTTTTTCTGATGATGGCGTCGATCCTGGCTCGGCATTGCTTGTCAAATGCCTCCCGGACAATCTGTCAGGTAGAATGGCCGATTTTGCCGCCGGGTGGGGGTATCTTTCGGTCGCGGCAGTGTCTTCTTTTCCTGCCATCAAAAGCATCGATCTCTATGAGGCGCATTATGCTTCTGTGGAGGCGGCACGGCGCAACATGGCACATAAGGCTTCGCAGGTACCGGCGCGCTTTTTCTGGCATGACCTTTTGGGGGAGCCGGTTAATGAGCGCTATGACGTGATTCTCATGAACCCGCCTTTCCATCGTAGCCGCGCCGCGGAGCCGGACATGGGGCACAGCATGATCGCTGCGGCCGCTAAGGCGCTCAAGCCGCGTGGGCGGCTCTTCCTCGTTGCCAACAGGCAGCTTCCTTATGAAGAGAGCCTAGAAAAGCATTTCGCGGCACAGGGTGAGCTGCGCCGCGATACGGTGTTCAAGGTTCTTTGGGCGCGCAAGTGACGCACGCCGGAGAACAGACTCAGTCGTCGCCGGTGGCCGCGCTCAGTCGCTTCAGCTCTTCCATGGTGGGCATGGATACTGTGTTGTAGCCGGAATCCACATAGTGGATTTCGCCGGTCACACCCGATGAAAGATCGGAAAGCAGATAGAGCGCCGACCCGCCAATCTCGTCGATCACAACCGTGCGCCGCAGCGGCGCATTGCGCTGCTGATAGGAGAACATGTAGCGCGCATCCGAGATGCCGGCGCCGGCCAACGTGCGCACCGGACCAGCGGAAATCGCGTTGACGCGGATATTGCGCGGGCCGTAATCGCTTGCGAGATAGCGCACGCTGGCTTCAAGACCAGCCTTGGCTACGCCCATGACGTTGTAATTCGGCATCACGCGGGTGGAGCCAGCATAGGTGAGCGTCAGCATCTGCCCGCCATTTTCCATCAGTTCCGCCGCCTTGCGGGCGACTTCGGTGAAGGAATAACAGGAGATGACCATGGTGCGCACGAAGTTCTCGCGCGTGGTGTTGGCGTAGAGGCCCTTCAGCTCGTTGCGGTCGGAAAAGCCAATGGCATGAACGATGAAATCGAGCGAGCCCCACTCTTCCTTCAGCCCGTCGAAGACAGCATCGATGGAGGCGCTGTCTTCTACGTCGCAAGGGAAAAGGAGATTTGAATTGACCTTCTCGGCCAGCGGTTTCACCCGGCGGCCAAACGCATCGCCCTGATAGGTGAACGCCAGTTCCGCGCCTTGTTCGGCCAGTTTCTTGGCGATGCCCCAGGCTATCGAATGATCGTTGGCGACCCCCATGATGAGGCCGCGTTTCCCTTTCATCAAACCGTCCATGGACCTAATTCACCCTGCGTAACGCTGGAACACGAGCGTGGCGTTGGTTCCGCCGAAGCCAAACGAGTTGGAGAGCACCGTGTCGATCTTGGCATCGTCGATGCGCTTGCGCACGATCGGCGCGCCCTCGAACTCGGGATCAAGCTCGGTAATGTGGGCGCTCTCACCGATGAAACCTGCCTGCATCATCAGGATCGAATAGATCGATTCCTGTGCGCCGGCGCCGCCAAGCGAATGGCCGGTCAGGGATTTCGTTGAGGCGATATGCGGCATTTTCTGCCCGAAGACCTGGCGGATGGCGTCGATCTCGCGTGAATCGCCCACTGGCGTCGCGGTGCCATGCGTGTTGATGTAATCCACATCGCCCTTCACCGTGGAAAGCGCCTGTTTCATGCAGCGCACAGCCCCTTCGCCCGAAGGCGCAACCATGTCGAAACCGTCGGAGGTTGCGCCATAGCCGGTGAGCTCGGCATAGATCTTGGCGCCGCGCGCCTTGGCATGCTCCAGCTCTTCGAGAACCAGGACACCTGCGCCGCCGGCGATCACGAAACCATCGCGCGAAACATCATAAGCGCGCGAAGCGGTGGCCGGCGTATCGTTGTGCTTCGAGGACATGGCGCCCATGGCGTCGAAGAGGTTCGACATGGTCCAGTCGAGATCCTCGTGGCCACCGGCAAACATCACGTCCTGCTTGCCCCACTGGATCATCTCTGCTGCATTGCCGATGCAGTGTGCCGAGGTCGAGCAGGCCGATGAGATCGAGTAGTTCACGCCATGGATTTTGAACCACGTGGCAAGCGTAGCGGAGGCGGTGGAGGACATCGCCTTCGGCACGGCAAACGGCCCGATCCGCTTGGGCGAGCCTTTTTCGATCGTGGTCTGCGCGGCTTCGAAGATGGTTCGGGTGGAGGGACCGCCCGAACCCATGATGATGCCGGTGCGCTCGTTGGTGATGTCGCCTTCCTCGAGCCCGGAATCGGCAATCGCCTGTTCCATGGCCACATGGTTCCACGCACCGCCCTTCGAAAGGAAACGCATGGCGCGGCGGTCGACCACTTCGGCCGGGTCAAGCGTTGGCGCGCCCCAGACCTGACAGCGAAAACCGTGCTCGGCGAAATCTTCTGAAAACGAAATGCCCGATTTTGCTTCGCGCAGCGAGGCGGTGACCTCGTCTGCATTATTGCCAATCGAGGATACGATCCCGAGACCGGTGACGACGACACGTCTCATGATGCTCTCCTTGGGCCGCTCAGGCGGCCGCCAGTCATTTGGTTGAAACTCAGGCTTCTTGCTTGGCCAGGCCGACGCGAAGATCCGTGGCGGTGTAGATCTGTTCGCCATCGGCTTTCAGCCAGCCATCGGCGGTGCCGAGAACGAGGCGGCCCTTCATGACGCGTTTGAAGTCGACGCCATATTCGACAAGCTTTGTCTCAGGCGTCACCATACCCTTGAATTTCACTTCGCCGGTCGAAAGGGCCATGCCCTTGCCCGGAAGGCCAAGCCAGCCGAGGTAAAAGCCGGTCAACTGCCAAAGTGCATCGAGGCCAAGGCAGCCCGGCATGATGGGGTTGCCGGGAAAGTGGCAGGGAAAGAACCAGTGGTCCGGCTTGATGGCGAAGTCAGCGCGAATATAGCCCTTTCCATATTCCCCGCCCTCTTCCTGGATGTCGGTGATACGGTCGAACATCAACATCGGGGGAGCTGGAAGCTGCGCATTGCCGGGGCCGAAAAGCTCACCCTGTGCACAGGCCAGAAGGTCTTCGTAATCGTAGCTGTTTTTCGTATGCGCCATTAATAGCCATCCCGTCCGTGGTTGCGGTGGTTCCGGAACCATTCTTGTCATAGTTGGAACTCCCTATCACAGCTTGTTTCTTGCTGGAAACCGCCGTTGTGGGATTTTGCGATGCCTCTTGAGGGACTGAACCGGAATTCCTCTGCTATTGATCGCTTTGAATTGAGCGAATATATGTCATTGGAAGAATGACTGCAGGAGAGTATGGGAAGAAGTCCCGGCTCAGCCAACAGGAAACACGGACGGTCGCGGTGTCGATTTCGAAAGAAACGCAGAACATGTCGCTCGAGGAGCGCCTGAGAAATGCGGGTCTGCGGCCGACCCGCCAGCGTGTGGCGCTCGCCGACCTCCTGTTCGCATCGGGCGACCGTCATGTCTCCGCGGAGGCATTGCACGAGGAAGCCCAGATAGCGGGTTTTTCCGTTTCGCTTGCCACGGTCTACAACACACTCCACCAATTCACCGAAGCGGGGATGTTGCGGATCGTTCAAGTGGAGGGCGCACGGACCTATTTCGACACCAATGTGTCGGACCATCACCATTTCTTCTACGAAGAAGACGAGACTGTGTTTGACATTCCCTCAGGCGGGGTTGAGGTGAAGAACCTTCCAGAACCACCGGAAGGAACGGAAATCGCCAATGTCGATATCGTCGTCAGATTGCGGCGCAAGCGGCACTGAAGTGTGCGGCCTCGCCGCGGCGTCGTTCATTCCTTGACTGCCTCGCCCGGATAGGCGCCCCAGATCAGCGACTGGTCTACCCAGCCGGAATGGCCGGAGAAGTCCATCTCGCACCAATCACCATTGCAGGTCTTGATTGAACCGATTGCACCGGGTTCCACGCGAGCAATCAGGCGCGCATCGTCCCTTGGGTCGGCCATCAGGTTGATATCGGCGTCCTTGCCCTTGAACCAGGGAGCGGCAATGCCTG
This region includes:
- the truB gene encoding tRNA pseudouridine(55) synthase TruB gives rise to the protein MARRGKRKGRRINGWLILDKPAGMGSTSAVSKIKWLFNAEKAGHAGTLDPLASGMLPIALGDATKTVPFVMDGAKVYRFKVAWGEERATDDLEGPVTHSSDERPTEEAIRALLPNYTGIIMQTPPQFSAIKIDGERAYDLAREGETVEIAAREIEVGRLDLVSFTPDEALFEIECGKGTYVRSIARDLGRDLGCFGHIAELRRTEVYPFLPEQLVELPALEDAAKEGDREAGNLDALDTYLLDIATALEGLPEVTVTDDAAARLRLGNPVIVRGRDAPVEAPEAWASARGRLVALGAVEAGMFKPKRVFAV
- a CDS encoding sensor histidine kinase, yielding MQAKDDALPETWSERIRAFASGPKSIGFFLFLLIAVTVIPAIGVSVVLLQRNNEAQREVVTTLAEAMAGSIAEAVDRELSGMATTLRVLSTTPSLSSGDMKDFYDRARLALAGSGSYLRVLDDNFRPLMNTGVPYGEPLGPIKEPETVKAALEGGVTRTSGVFLGSLDGKWSFKVVKPYFPENGSPLLLVMTRNADSLIDVLSQQMLRGGWNASVVDKKNIVVASSLMSSDVGEPFFLDLEGTGIYHEAEPTEDREGGTYTTIVDESGVSGWKAVVWASTATIEEPMRHSLRMLLAGGLLVIAIGAFAAWLLGRQIAGPVRRLARDARRLGAGEPVHAIEYPIAEVATVSTALAEAALDREQAENEIRLLMREVAHRSKNQLTVVSSMAKQTARSSRTFAGFQDAFQKRLYGLARSTDLLIAGGAAGVELRELLAAQVDPFRPDSAERFKMSGPKFRLANQPAQTIGLAVHELATNASKYGAFSSDTGSLDISWKTKDEMFTLTWREFVAKGRRRNARRRGFGTEIIERMVGGTLDAEISRVYHRDGLECVFKIPVDRLVPDFQKKAIREDAAG
- the rbfA gene encoding 30S ribosome-binding factor RbfA produces the protein MPSSAPSQRQLRVGEQVRHAIAQALQRGDVSDDALANTVVSVSEVRMSPDLKIATAYVSPLGAADKEAVAAALNRHARFIRGRITPALRQMKYMPELRFRVDDSFENFNKIDRLLKSPEVARDLKDDGHNEGDD
- the infB gene encoding translation initiation factor IF-2 yields the protein MTDTKTGDDKTLSVEKKKTLTLKRPSVEQGTVRQNFSHGRSKSVVVETKKRKFSRPDERPEAAPAPAPAPAPAPVAAKPKPAAPKPAPQRHRERPRPSPGGNRSGVVLNELSKDEIEARRRALQDSKVREAEERKRAEEEAKRRAEEEVRREREREESARRQAEEEARLKAEAEARSQAEEEARRRAPAPVETKPVLEDDTDDEGRSKSKGTPVKRAAPKPETPRPAAKPRGDDQRRRGKLTLNRALSDDGETRGRSLSSMRRRQEKFKRAQHQEPREKISREVVLPETITIQELAQRMTERAVEVIKFFMKQGQMLKPGDVIDADTAELVAEEFGHTVKRVAESDVEDGLFNVEDKAEDLKARPPVVTIMGHVDHGKTSLLDAIRHANVVSGEAGGITQHIGAYQVEQNGQTITFIDTPGHAAFTAMRARGAEATDIAILVVAADDSVMPQTIESINHAKAAGVPIIVAINKVDKPEADANKVRTELLQHEVFVESMGGEVLDVEVSAVKGTNLDKLLEAVLLQSEVLELKANPDRAAEGVVIEAKLDRGRGSVATVLVQAGTLRTGDIIVAGNEWGRVRALVNDRGDQLKEAPPSMPVEILGLQGTPLAGDRIAVVESEARAREISEYRQRLAREKSVARQAGQRGSLEQMMSQLQDSGLKEFPLIVKGDVQGSIEAIAGALDKLGTDEVRARIVHSGAGAITESDVSLAETSEAAIIGFNVRANKQARDAAEAAGIEIRYYNIIYDLVDDIKAAMSGLLSPERRETFLGNAEILEVFNVSKVGKVAGCRVTEGKVERGAGVRLIRDSVVIHEGKLKTLKRFKDEVSEVPGGQECGMAFENYEDIRPGDVIEAYRVEMVTRTL
- the rpsO gene encoding 30S ribosomal protein S15, whose amino-acid sequence is MSVTAERKQDLLKEFATAQGDTGSPEVQVAILTERIKNLTEHFKDHKKDNHSRRGLLKLVSQRRRLLDYLKKKDEGRYKTLIEKLGLRR